DNA from Verrucomicrobiia bacterium:
CGTCCATCTGCGCCTGCCCGGAAACGCCAGCAAATGGCGGCCTTTGCCGTTGTTGGGTTTGGGGATGGCTACGCACGAGGAGCCCCTGTGCGAGCAGGAAGCGGCATGGCTGCGGGCTTTGCCACTGGCTCACCTGCGCTGCGACTTGCCCCTGAGCCAGCCCCATTGGCCGGCTCTATGGCGCCGGGCGGTCCGTCAGGCGCGACGGCTCAATCTGCCCTTGGAACTGGCCCTGCACCTGCCTTCTGACTTGCAGGCGATCCCTGACACGCTGGCCCGCACCCTGGCCGCGTCTGGCGTGGCCCTGGCACGCGTGGCAGTCTTGCGTGAAGGCGAAGCGGCCACGTCCCTGGTCACCCTGGAAAGGGTGCGCCGCCTGTTGGGGAGGTGGCTTGACTCCGTGCCGGTGGGGGCTGGCACCAACGCGCATTTTTGTGAATTGAATCGCGAGCAGGCGCTGGGCAGGGTGCCGTGGCAGGAGGCCGATTTTTTATTCTGGCCCATCACTCCCCAAGTGCATGCCTTCGATGATGTGTCCTTGGTCGAAACGCTGGAAGTGCAGGGAGACACGCTTGCCAAGGCGGCGGCTTTCGCGCCGGGCAAGCCGTGCGTCATTTCGCCGGTGACCCTCAAGCCGCGCTTCAACGCCGTGGCCACCACCGCGGTTGCATCGGCTGCCCGCCCCGACAGCTTGCCGGAAAACGTTGATCCACGACAAAGTTCGTTGTTAGCGGCGGGATGGACATTGGGCTCATTGGCCACCTTGTCTGTGAACGGGGTCTCAGCGTTCACTTACTATGAAACCACCGGATGGCGGGGCGTCATGGAAACCCGGAGTGGCTCTCCTTCGGAGCTTGGATTCCACTCCGTGCCTGGGGGAGTATATCCCGTTTACTTTGTGCTGGCGGCCCTGGATGGTTTTAACGAGTTTGCCGCGCCCTCCACGTCCGGCGCTGACCAGATTACTACATTGGCCCTGCGTGACCGGCTGGGCAGGCGGCGTTTCGTGGTGGCAAATGTGCGGGCCAGCCGGCGGAAGATTCAGTTACACCTGCCGCATGGCGCCTGGGCCGTGCGCACTTTGCACGAGGAAAATTACCTCCGTTACGCGTGTCATCCTGAACAATTTATCCGGGAGGCGGGGGAAGTCCGGCACGCGGTTTCGTCCAAACTCCAACTGGAGCTTGGCCCTTGTGCGCTGGCCGTGGTGGACGAACTCAGTGACTTTCCAAACCAGACGGTGCGGGGGCAGCGGCGTCCAAAACATCAGCCAGTTTGCTCAACAGACTCTTCACCGTGAACGGCTTCTCAATAAAATGCATGCCCGGCTCCAGAATGCCGTGATGCGCGATGACGTTGGCGGTGTAACCGGACATGTAGAGGCAGCGCAAACCGGGGCGGACCGGGATGATTTTATCGAATAACTCGCGCCCATTCATCCCGGGCATGATGACATCGGTGATCAGCAGGTGAATTGGTCCCTGATGCTGGTTCGCCAGCCGCAGGGCCTCGGCAGGGGTGCGTGCGGCCAGCACGTGGTAGCCATTTTGGGCCAGGATGCGCTGTCCCAGGTGCAGCACCTGATCTTCATCCTCGACCAAGAGGATGGTTTCGTTGCCGCGGCGGAGCTTTTCCTCGGTGCTTTGCGGACCCGGCGCCTCGTGGTTGGTTGCGCGCGGTATATACACCTTGAACGTCGCACCCTGGCCGGGTTCACTGTACGCATTAATCAGACCGCGGTTTTGTTTGACAATGCCAAAAACCGTGGCCAATCCCAAACCGGTGCCTTTACCGGGTTCTTTGGTGGTGAAAAACGGCTCAAACAGGTGCTCCTTGGTGTGGACATCCATGCCTTCTCCGTTGTCCGTGACAGCCAGCATCACGTAATCGCCGGGCACCGCCTCGGCGTGGGTGGCGGCGTAGGTTGCGTCCAGTGTCATATTGGCGGTTTCGATGGAGATCAAGCCGTGCCCGCGAATGGCATCGCGGGCGTTGACACACAAATTGGCCAGGATTTGATCCACCTGGGCCGGGTCCATCCAGACCGGCCACAAGTCGGCGCCGGGTCGCCAGTCCAATTGAATGTTTTCGCCGATGAGGCGGCGCAACATCTTGAGCATGCCCTGCACAGTCTCGTTGAGGTTGAGAACATGCGGGGCAATGGTTTGTTTGCGGGCAAAGGCCAGGAGTTGGCGGGTCAATTCCGCGGAGCGCTGTGCAGCCAGTTCAATTTCCTTGAGGCTCTCACGGGCCGGGCTGTCCGGAGGCAGATCATCCAAAGCCATGGCCACATTGCCCAGGATGGCTTGCAGCATGTTGTTGAAGTCATGGGCAACGCCGCCCGCCAGCCGGCCGATGGATTCCATTTTTTGTGCTTGAGCCAGTTGCCCCTGCAATTTTTCGCGCTCGGCTTCCGCCATCCGCTGGGCGGTGATGTCGGTATGCGTGCCAATCATGCGCAGGGGGCGTCCAGTTTCATCGAACTGCACGATTTTTCCCACGGACAAAATCCATTTCCACTCGCCCGTTTTGGTGCGCTGGCGGAATTCGACGCGGTAGTCAGGCCGCCGTCCGGCCACGTAGTCCAAATAGACACCATACACCGTCTCCCGATCGTCCGGGTGCAAGCGCTCCCGCCATGCGGCGCTGGTTTCCTTCAATTCTTCCGGTTTGTAGCCGAGCATGCGCGCGTATTCCGGGCTGACTACTGCCTCGCCGGTGACGAGGTTGAAGTCATACAGGCCCTCGTTGGCTGAGGCCAGGGCCAGGCGCAGCCGCTCCTCGCTTTCTTGGAGTGCCTGCTCGGTTTTTTTCCTGGCGGTAATGTCGCGCAGGTGTTCGATCACATAGAGCAGGTGACCGTGTTCGTCGAGCACGGGGTAGGAGCGGACGTCCAACCAACAGCCCATTTCGGGCACAAATTTCTCGATTTGGGCCGGCCGGCAGGTGGCCAACGCCTCTTCGCTGGCGCACAAGGCACAGGGGTGGTGACGGCCAATCATCTCGTAACAGGGGCGGCCTCTGGCCTGTTCTGCCGTCACTCCCAACAGACGGTAGCCGGCGGCATTGTAACGGATCACCCGGCGTTGGGTGTCCAAAACACCGATGACATCTGGAATGGCATCCAACAGCCCCTCCAACATCCGGGCCACTTCATACGAGTGTTGCTTATCCTGTTGAGCTTGTTGCCGCGCCAGGTCCGCCTGGCGACAGGTGGCCTGCATGTGTTGGACAGACTGGTGGCTTGCCTCCAATTGTTGCGCGAGGTGTTGTCGCTGCAATTCGGTGATCTCCGCCTGGTTCTTCCACTCCTGGCGCTGGCGGTAAAGCCGGTCATAGGCACCCACCTGCGCCAAAAAAGACGGGCCGCGTAGCGGCCCCGCGAGGCAGCCGTCGGCGCCGGTGTGAATGCCCTCCAGCCCCGCGGGACTCAAGGCCTGTTCCTCCAAGGTCAACAAAAGTATGCCCTGAGACCGGCTGGCGTCAGATTTCATCTGCCGCACGACTTCGAGACTGGCGGGGCTGGTCAATTCGGGGTCCAGCAAGAGTAAATCGGCCCCTGTCTCACGCAAGGCGGCCATGGTGCCCTGACCGGTGGTGGCCCAGTCGCTCCGGTAGCCGGCCGCGACCAGTTCCTGGGATGCGCGTCGGGCGGTCTGCGCGTCATGGTGGGCGATAAAAATGCGGGTTGGGCCCATGGCGGAGCTGGTACTCATAATTAATCAGGCGACCTTTCACACCCTGCTCGTGGCTCACCGGTAAGAACGGAAGCTTGCGGGCGGGCTGAATTAAGAACGGTTGAACGATCGTGGCCGGGGATGTTTTTCACCCCCTGCCGTAACGGCGGTTCAACTTATGAAACTACTCTACGCTTGGGGGGAAGTAATTGCCAGCCGAAATTAGGGGTCCGTGGTTTTCGGGTTTGCCACATTCCTGCGGTTTTGGCTGTGTTCTTGAAATACTGCAGGGTAAGGGGCATATTTCCGCCCTCATGGATTTGATAGGTGATTTATATCAGCAGGGGCGTGCCGCGGGACGGCCGGTCATCTCGTTTGAGTTATTTCCCCCCAAGACGGAGGCAGGCTGGCAACAGTTGGTGCGGCACACGTTGCCGGAGTTGCAGTCCTTGCGCCCCGATTATTTTTCGGTCACCTATGGCGCGGGGGGGAGCACCCAGGAAAAATCGCTGCAGTTGGTGCGGCTGCTGGCCCAGGACTGCAAGGCCAACACCTTGGCCCATCTGACCTGTGTCAATGCCACGGCCGCCCAAATTCAACACGTCCTGGCTCAGTTCCGGGCGGTGGGGGTGCGCAACATTCTGGCCCTGCGTGGTGACCCGCCGCCGGAGCAGCCGGAATTTGCGCCGGTGCCCGGCGGGTTCAGTTACGCTTATCAACTGGTGCAGCTTTTGCGCGAGATGGGGGGGTTCAGTATTGGTGTGGCGGCGTTTCCCGAGGGGCACATAGCCTGTCGGGAGGGCAAGCGGCGGGACTGGGAGCATCTGGCCGCCAAAATTCGTTGTGGGGCGGATTTTGCCATCACTCAGTTGTTTTTTGACAACCGGCATTATTTGGCC
Protein-coding regions in this window:
- a CDS encoding PAS domain-containing protein, yielding MSTSSAMGPTRIFIAHHDAQTARRASQELVAAGYRSDWATTGQGTMAALRETGADLLLLDPELTSPASLEVVRQMKSDASRSQGILLLTLEEQALSPAGLEGIHTGADGCLAGPLRGPSFLAQVGAYDRLYRQRQEWKNQAEITELQRQHLAQQLEASHQSVQHMQATCRQADLARQQAQQDKQHSYEVARMLEGLLDAIPDVIGVLDTQRRVIRYNAAGYRLLGVTAEQARGRPCYEMIGRHHPCALCASEEALATCRPAQIEKFVPEMGCWLDVRSYPVLDEHGHLLYVIEHLRDITARKKTEQALQESEERLRLALASANEGLYDFNLVTGEAVVSPEYARMLGYKPEELKETSAAWRERLHPDDRETVYGVYLDYVAGRRPDYRVEFRQRTKTGEWKWILSVGKIVQFDETGRPLRMIGTHTDITAQRMAEAEREKLQGQLAQAQKMESIGRLAGGVAHDFNNMLQAILGNVAMALDDLPPDSPARESLKEIELAAQRSAELTRQLLAFARKQTIAPHVLNLNETVQGMLKMLRRLIGENIQLDWRPGADLWPVWMDPAQVDQILANLCVNARDAIRGHGLISIETANMTLDATYAATHAEAVPGDYVMLAVTDNGEGMDVHTKEHLFEPFFTTKEPGKGTGLGLATVFGIVKQNRGLINAYSEPGQGATFKVYIPRATNHEAPGPQSTEEKLRRGNETILLVEDEDQVLHLGQRILAQNGYHVLAARTPAEALRLANQHQGPIHLLITDVIMPGMNGRELFDKIIPVRPGLRCLYMSGYTANVIAHHGILEPGMHFIEKPFTVKSLLSKLADVLDAAAPAPSGLESH
- the metF gene encoding methylenetetrahydrofolate reductase [NAD(P)H], producing the protein MDLIGDLYQQGRAAGRPVISFELFPPKTEAGWQQLVRHTLPELQSLRPDYFSVTYGAGGSTQEKSLQLVRLLAQDCKANTLAHLTCVNATAAQIQHVLAQFRAVGVRNILALRGDPPPEQPEFAPVPGGFSYAYQLVQLLREMGGFSIGVAAFPEGHIACREGKRRDWEHLAAKIRCGADFAITQLFFDNRHYLALRDFFKEQDLQVPLVPGIIPILSTAQIQKFTALCGAEIPPALAQRLREVAADEAATVALGIEYAVQQCQELLARGVPGIHFYCLNKAHSVSVILRQLGLR